AAACCCAGCGCGGATGCAGGGACGGGGCGAGGCGGGAGCGGAGGAGCCCACttacggggggccgggggctccggggtgcggggggggctcaGTCTTTCCGTAGCTACTGAAGACTTGGAGGTATTTTGGGAGCCGTGTCGCTCCTCGTGTGTTTTCATGCAGCATCCAAAGACCGGGGAAGGCGGGGGGAGGCTCAGATCTTGCTGTTCTCCAGGTGCGAGTCGATGTGCTTCACCAGGGCATCGTCCGGGTAGCCGATGGGGAAGGCCAGCTGGCACAGCGGGCAGCTCCGCACCTCCGAGTCCACcgtctccagcagcagctgcgggGGCACAGTGCGGCGCTGAACCCACCGCCCATTCCCCGTGGgggccatgtccccccccccgctccttcccagcaccctcctgccgcCGGGTGCGGGCTGGGATGCCACGCGGCCGGtcagagatggggaaactgaggcacgctgCGGGGCGATCGCCCTGCCTGCATGGTGGTGGGGTTCCCTtgcctcttccccccccctcAACCCACTGCCAGAcatccccgggggggtcccgcttACATTGATCGAGGGCCAGGACTGGGCGTGCTCCCCCCGGGCGTAGGCAGCGGCCGTCCGGTGCACGGCGTCGGCGTCGGGGAAGCCGGCGCAGAAGGAGGCGCAGCGGATGGCCCCCgcctcggggctgggggggctggggagcgccCACTCCTCTTCATCCGACGATTGCTTCTCGAAACGCACGTGCTCCTCGAAGGGCTCGCGGGCGCTCAGGGgggcccccgcaccccccaggTACACCTCGCCGTAGGGCCGGTGCTTGGGGAGCGTCGAGGCTTCGGGCTGGAGCCAGAGCGAGCGGCTCTGCTGGTACAGGGCCACGTTGCTCACCTCCGAGTAGCTGCGGCGGCCCTGGAAGCCGGCTTTGATATGGCGGCTGGAGGGTTTGGCATAGCCCAGCTCCATCCTCTCGCCGGGGAGCCGGTGTGGTGATGCCGATGCCGGGGACGGGCAGGCTGGTGGGGCCGGGGACCGGCGCTGCTGGGCGGGCGACTGGCTGGAGGGGGGCACCGGGGACCGGCGCTGCTGGGCAGGGGACTggcaggggccgggggctggcgAGCGGCGCTGCTGGGCCGGTGACTGGCTGGGGGGTCCCGGTGAACGTCGTTGCAGGGCTGGCGATTGGCACTGGGGTGCTGGCGAAcgccccgggggagcgggcgAGGGGCACTGCGGGGCGGGCGAGCGACGCTGCTGTGCTGGGGAATGGCACTGGGACAGCGGGGAGTGGCGCTGGCCTGCAAAGCAAAACGGGGAGGGGAGCACAGAAAATACCCCCCATCAGCTTGGCGGCACAGAAAATACCCCTTGTCACCCGTGTGCATCCTGGACGGATGGGGGGGGATGTGGCCGTGGGGACCCCCAGTGGGAGGGATGCTCCCTGGGATGGATACACGCAGGAGCTCAGCACCGGCCAGAGGATGAGGGCAGCCAGCACGGTCTCCCCATTTTTTGCATCCCAGGcgtggggtgcagcccccccggcccccccttaccGCCGTTGAGGCTCTTCTCCTGCAGCAGGGCGCGGAGGATTTggctctgcagggagctgagGTTCCGCAGGCGGCACAGCTCCTCCGTCAGCTCCGTGTAGGCCAGCGCCAGGTTCACCCTGCGGCGGGGACGAAGCGTCACCGAGGGCGAagcagcccccgtcccccctggctggggtggggtggggggccctgccatggggtgctgtggggggcaCCCAAAACTAACCCAAATTCAGGTTTTTAACTCAAAAGGAAAAAGTTGTGGCCGTGCACTGCCTGGCACCGTACCCGCCGCCGCCCCGTGCACCGGGAGCAGCCGGGAGGTGGGTGCtgcgctccccccccccagctctcagAGGCCCTGACAAAGTCATCAATTCTGCCCCAACTTCGGTGTCGCTTTTCAAAACCATATTCTCTGCGGTGATGCGAAGGGAGAAGCCGTCTCCCGagggccccgcggggctgggggctcgatGCGTCCTCCTGCGCCGCGCGCGGAGAGTTCAACTGAGCCGTTGTGACACCCCGGGGACCCGGGAGACGCCGCTCGTAAC
The Calonectris borealis chromosome 22, bCalBor7.hap1.2, whole genome shotgun sequence genome window above contains:
- the TBKBP1 gene encoding TANK-binding kinase 1-binding protein 1 is translated as MDSMFEDDISILTQEALGPDEDWLDSPNTDLSGEMCSASHFALITAYDDIKNRLTGLERENSTLKRRLKMYEVKYPLIGEFGEEHIFSLYEAKETSLLKSEKASLQQQLNQFQHELQKSKEREEQLEEMIQAYEKLCVEKADLETELGEMRALVETHLSRIRSLEQQLRQRDGSTFPGLGAPLPGQEVPFLALHPNPGLTHVLERAGGWQSRGLEAAGRLEAELEAARQETQRAQHREEHLKAECERLQAELKHLQDTREQDQSERDMAWVKKVGDDQVNLALAYTELTEELCRLRNLSSLQSQILRALLQEKSLNGGQRHSPLSQCHSPAQQRRSPAPQCPSPAPPGRSPAPQCQSPALQRRSPGPPSQSPAQQRRSPAPGPCQSPAQQRRSPVPPSSQSPAQQRRSPAPPACPSPASASPHRLPGERMELGYAKPSSRHIKAGFQGRRSYSEVSNVALYQQSRSLWLQPEASTLPKHRPYGEVYLGGAGAPLSAREPFEEHVRFEKQSSDEEEWALPSPPSPEAGAIRCASFCAGFPDADAVHRTAAAYARGEHAQSWPSINLLLETVDSEVRSCPLCQLAFPIGYPDDALVKHIDSHLENSKI